From one Formosa sediminum genomic stretch:
- a CDS encoding LolA family protein — MKTFLLSLTLCFTLLGFSQNDAKAKALLDQVSSKVKSYDNIALDFKYVLQNTAENINQETRGDVVMEGDKYILNILGITRIFDGKTLYSINPEDEEVTISEENPEDEASITPSKMLSFYTHGYTYKMDAEKNIKGRKIQFVKLIPMDSNSEIKHVLLGIDPQTKHIYNLIEVGQNSTQTTLTVTSFKTNQTLSKSLFTFDKNKYKNYYINKLN; from the coding sequence ATGAAAACATTTTTACTTTCACTAACTTTATGTTTTACCCTTTTAGGGTTTAGCCAAAACGATGCTAAAGCAAAAGCCTTATTAGATCAAGTATCTTCAAAAGTAAAATCTTACGATAATATTGCATTAGATTTTAAATACGTTTTACAAAATACTGCCGAAAATATTAACCAAGAAACTCGTGGTGATGTGGTTATGGAAGGAGATAAATACATCTTAAATATTTTAGGTATTACCAGAATTTTTGATGGTAAAACTCTATACAGTATAAATCCTGAAGACGAAGAAGTTACTATTTCTGAAGAAAACCCTGAAGACGAAGCAAGTATAACACCTAGTAAAATGTTATCTTTTTACACCCACGGGTACACCTATAAAATGGATGCAGAAAAAAACATTAAGGGACGTAAAATTCAGTTTGTAAAGTTAATACCTATGGATTCTAATTCAGAAATTAAACACGTATTATTAGGTATAGATCCACAAACAAAACACATCTATAATTTAATTGAAGTAGGTCAAAACAGTACACAAACAACTTTAACTGTTACGTCTTTTAAAACCAATCAGACCCTATCTAAATCCTTATTTACTTTTGATAAGAATAAGTACAAAAATTATTATATAAATAAATTAAATTAG
- a CDS encoding DNA translocase FtsK, with product MAKKKPKTNQSSTPKFKKPSLKLTNQQKLIFGSLLIILGIILGTAFLSYFFTGKADQSILNEFTVRQVEAENWVKKLGAYLSDIFVYRGFGIAAFIFAGLLVRSGLHVLLDINYQKLRRHWFWGLYLILWFSIFFGFFGEKHAILGGTVGFETNTFLQDYIGILGVALLLFFGLIVYLATRFKVTIHSFIALFKSAKKNISDELKSNAEEDSFAFDNNLTEEAEAIKSAHVSATQEKPKAKPIVPEPEPTPIVEFETFEKPEPTQQVPTSTFEVETPKEETIEDGPELDIQVETVQEELSETDNLSNKLVADFGLFDPTLELGKYQFPPLDLLKKYNNEGISINQEELEGNKNRIVETLNNYKIGIASIKATIGPTVTLYEIVPEAGVRISKIKNLEDDIALSLSALGIRIIAPIPGKGTIGIEVPNENSTIVSMRSVIASQKFQKSDMELPIALGKTISNETFVVDLAKMPHMLMAGATGQGKSVGLNAVLTSLLYKKHPAEVKFVLVDPKKVELTLFNKIERHYLAKLPDSEEAIITDNTKVINTLNSLCIEMDNRYEMLKNAMCRNLKEYNTKFKARKLNPNDGHHFLPYIVLVVDEFADLIMTAGKEVETPIARLAQLARAIGIHLIIATQRPSVNVITGIIKANFPARIAFRVTSKIDSRTILDGSGADQLIGRGDMLYTQGNDMIRIQCAFVDTPEVEKITEFIGGQKAYPDAYLLPEYVGEEGGTNLDIDISDRDKLFKEAAEIIVTAQQGSASLLQRKLKLGYNRAGRLIDQLEAAGIVGPFEGSKARQVLIPDFVALEQLLENEKNN from the coding sequence TTACAGGTAAAGCCGATCAAAGTATTTTAAACGAATTTACTGTACGTCAGGTTGAAGCTGAAAATTGGGTAAAAAAATTAGGCGCTTACCTAAGCGATATTTTTGTATATCGTGGTTTTGGTATTGCGGCCTTTATTTTTGCAGGCTTACTTGTACGTTCTGGATTACATGTGCTCTTAGATATTAACTATCAAAAATTAAGACGTCATTGGTTTTGGGGGCTTTATTTAATTTTATGGTTTTCTATATTTTTTGGTTTTTTTGGAGAAAAACACGCTATACTAGGAGGTACTGTTGGTTTTGAAACCAATACGTTTTTACAAGATTATATCGGAATTTTAGGTGTGGCTCTGCTTCTATTCTTTGGACTTATCGTTTATCTCGCCACACGTTTTAAAGTAACTATTCACAGTTTTATTGCCCTATTTAAATCGGCTAAGAAAAATATTTCAGATGAATTAAAATCGAACGCAGAAGAAGATAGTTTTGCTTTCGATAATAATTTAACAGAAGAAGCCGAAGCTATAAAATCGGCACACGTTTCAGCGACTCAAGAAAAACCTAAAGCTAAACCTATAGTTCCCGAACCTGAACCTACACCAATTGTAGAATTTGAAACTTTTGAAAAACCTGAACCTACACAACAAGTGCCTACCAGTACTTTTGAAGTAGAAACGCCAAAAGAAGAAACTATAGAGGATGGTCCGGAATTAGATATACAAGTAGAAACGGTACAAGAAGAACTTTCTGAAACCGATAATTTATCAAATAAATTAGTAGCAGATTTTGGGTTGTTTGATCCAACACTAGAACTTGGAAAATATCAATTTCCTCCTTTAGATTTATTGAAAAAATACAATAACGAAGGTATATCTATAAACCAAGAAGAACTTGAGGGTAATAAAAATAGAATTGTCGAAACCCTAAACAATTATAAAATTGGTATTGCGAGTATTAAAGCAACAATAGGCCCCACAGTTACATTATATGAAATTGTTCCAGAAGCTGGTGTGCGTATTTCTAAAATTAAAAACTTAGAAGATGATATTGCTTTATCACTTTCGGCATTAGGAATTCGTATTATCGCACCAATTCCAGGAAAAGGAACTATTGGTATAGAAGTTCCTAACGAAAACTCTACCATTGTATCCATGCGTTCGGTAATTGCTTCACAAAAATTCCAGAAATCAGATATGGAATTACCGATTGCCTTAGGAAAAACAATTAGCAACGAAACCTTTGTAGTCGACTTAGCTAAAATGCCTCACATGCTTATGGCAGGAGCTACAGGTCAAGGTAAATCTGTTGGATTAAATGCCGTATTAACATCTTTATTGTATAAAAAACACCCGGCAGAAGTTAAATTTGTTTTAGTTGATCCAAAGAAAGTAGAATTGACTTTATTTAATAAAATAGAACGCCATTATTTAGCCAAATTACCAGATAGCGAAGAAGCAATCATTACAGATAACACTAAGGTTATAAACACGTTAAACTCGTTATGTATTGAGATGGACAACCGTTACGAGATGCTTAAAAATGCTATGTGTCGTAACCTTAAAGAATACAATACAAAATTTAAAGCGCGTAAACTAAATCCTAACGACGGACATCATTTCTTACCATATATTGTATTGGTAGTCGATGAGTTTGCAGATTTAATCATGACGGCAGGTAAAGAAGTAGAAACACCTATCGCGCGTTTAGCGCAGTTAGCACGTGCCATTGGTATACACTTAATTATTGCAACACAACGTCCATCGGTAAACGTTATTACCGGTATTATTAAAGCCAATTTTCCTGCAAGAATAGCTTTTAGAGTAACCTCCAAAATCGATTCTAGAACTATTTTAGATGGCTCGGGAGCCGACCAACTTATTGGACGTGGAGATATGCTTTATACTCAAGGTAATGACATGATTCGTATACAATGTGCATTTGTAGATACGCCAGAAGTCGAAAAAATAACTGAATTTATTGGCGGACAAAAAGCCTATCCCGACGCTTATCTATTACCAGAATATGTTGGTGAAGAAGGTGGCACAAATCTTGATATTGATATATCAGACAGAGATAAATTATTTAAAGAAGCAGCAGAAATTATTGTTACAGCCCAACAAGGTTCTGCTTCATTATTACAACGTAAATTAAAATTAGGATATAATCGTGCCGGACGTTTAATTGACCAATTAGAAGCCGCAGGTATAGTTGGCCCTTTTGAAGGAAGTAAAGCCCGACAAGTATTAATTCCAGATTTTGTTGCATTAGAACAATTATTAGAAAATGAAAAGAATAACTAA